From the Solanum lycopersicum chromosome 10, SLM_r2.1 genome, one window contains:
- the LOC101250641 gene encoding uncharacterized protein: MSSMYDTHEEGEVQYQRFPSNVSKGKVLCLKGNNTHDGAWNSYALAWPEYFPYNSTLKKGLTFISYNHYNYDNIWHGLSSMVPFVAWHIKNNQCSLTPTRWILYHWGEVRVKMGPWLKSLMGATFGEPLHIENISTNNATCFEDAVVMRHNEGGMSRQKRIQVYDFLRCKARIYCNVSKRETPAIGMTMFMRVNNGPRSFKNESAVIEIFDKECKKMTGCHFILAYSNNLTFCEQVRVMSLTDILISPHGAQLTNMFLMDKNSSVLEFFPKGWLKIAGVGQYVYHWIASWSGMKHQGAWRDPDGDSCPYSDDDKRCMSIYKNGKIGYSKTYFSEWARRVLNEVRIRKKEELTSKNSSHLTSTGCYCS; this comes from the exons ATGAGTTCAATGTATGACACACATGAAGAAGGTGAAGTCCAATACCAAAGATTCCCCTCAAATGTATCAAAAGGTAAAGTTTTGTGCCTTAAAGGTAATAACACTCATGATGGAGCATGGAATTCATATGCACTAGCATGGCCTGAATATTTTCCTTACAACTCTACTTTAAAGAAAGGTCTcacatttatttcatataatcaCTATAATTATGATAACATTTGGCATGGCTTGTCATCTATGGTACCATTTGTAGCATGGCATATCAAGAACAACCAATGTTCCCTTACTCCCACTAGATGGATTTTGTACCATTGGGGTGAAGTTAGGGTTAAAATGGGACCTTGGTTGAAATCTTTAATGGGAGCTACTTTTGGTGAACCACTTCATATTGAAAATATTAGTACCAATAATGCTACTTGTTTTGAGGATGCTGTGGTGATGAGACATAATGAAGGGGGTATGTCTAGACAAAAAAGGATTCAAGTATATGATTTTCTAAGGTGTAAGGCCAGAATTTATTGTAATGTAAGCAAAAGGGAAACGCCAGCTATCGGAATGACAATGTTCATGAGAGTTAACAATGGACCAAGATCTTTCAAGAATGAATCTGCTgtcattgaaatttttgacAAGGAATGTAAAAAAATGACAGGCTGCCACTTCATACTTGCTTACTCCAATAATCTCACTTTCTGTGAACAG GTGAGGGTGATGAGTTTGACAGACATACTAATATCTCCACACGGTGCACAATTAACAAACATGTTCCTCATGGACAAAAACAGCAGTGTGTTAGAGTTTTTCCCCAAAGGGTGGCTTAAAATAGCAGGTGTAGGACAATACGTGTATCATTGGATAGCTAGTTGGTCAGGGATGAAACACCAAGGAGCATGGCGGGATCCTGATGGCGATTCTTGCCCTTACTCTGACGATGATAAGCGTTGCATGTCCATTTATAAAAATGGCAAAATCGGATACAGTAAAACCTATTTTTCTGAATGGGCTAGACGTGTTCTAAATGAGGTGAGAATAAGGAAGAAGGAAGAATTAACCTCAAAAAATAGTTCACATCTTACCTCTACTGGTTGTTACTgttcttaa
- the LOC104649772 gene encoding uncharacterized protein, which translates to MTVNAFVNSASDEEKEREWVKDYRGSERKPKNGKELFNYRHASLRNVIERTFGAWKSRFRILRQGMNNYECDIQVKIVIACAVLHNFLREHQSSDGIFNEYENDDIIVDESDELLAQGNNIASSSRSSDSKMQAHREEIVHKMWENYIKE; encoded by the exons ATGACAGTCAATGCATTTGTGAACTCAGCTTCTgatgaagaaaaagagagagaatggGTAAAG GACTACCGAGGAAGTGAAAGAAAGCCTAAGAATGGAAAAGAGCTATTTAACTATAGACATGCTTCTCTGCGCAATGTAATTGAAAGAACTTTTGGTGCGTGGAAAAGTAGATTCAGAATACTAAGACAAGGCATGAACAACTATGAATGTGACATACAAGTGAAAATAGTAATTGCTTGCGCtgtattgcataattttttacgtgaacaccaaagtagtgatggaatattcaatgaatatgaaaatgatgatattaTTGTTGATGAAAGTGACGAACTACTGGCTCAGGGTAACAACATCGCTTCATCTTCTCGATCGTCTGATTCGAAAATGCAAGCTCATCGAGAAGAGATTGTTCATAAAATGtgggaaaattatattaaagaatag